From a single Brassica oleracea var. oleracea cultivar TO1000 chromosome C5, BOL, whole genome shotgun sequence genomic region:
- the LOC106292605 gene encoding uncharacterized protein LOC106292605 has product MATQEHHRGEEEVEKALVVWNISNCPIPDGYDPFMVVHRIQTALGLVRRYGEISMTAVGNNLTQIPGGEDVSGKLSSVGISLKNTHNYQMDLTLWARRNRPPATMMVIDGHEQLRCLAPALYDLEDVGYTILIAYPQRHLATPFPRTFTNQLYWDALLSYKLEEAATTTTTTTRSLVNKCNDYPWSCSVCFVAAPSFEDFTTHLKSVEHEFREWDRHASKYSLDRTNRNNLPFGRSQELDLLLSQDMLRCQEILSQKGRRGGGGGFRPQFRSNSQSKASSFHYLHGLP; this is encoded by the exons ATGGCGACGCAGGAGCATCATCGTGGGGAGGAGGAGGTGGAGAAAGCTTTGGTGGTATGGAACATCAGCAACTGTCCGATTCCAGATGGTTATGATCCTTTCATGGTGGTTCATAGAATACAAACGGCGCTAGGCCTCGTCCGCCGCTATGGTGAGATCTCCATGACTGCCGTTGGCAACAACCTAACACAGATCCCTGGTGGTGAAGATGTCTCGGGGAAGCTCTCTTCCGTTGGAATCTCTCTGAAAAACACTCATA ATTATCAAATGGATTTGACTCTGTGGGCCCGTAGGAATCGTCCTCCGGCTACTATGATGGTCATAGACGGTCATGAGCAACTGAGATGTTTAGCTCCTGCACTTTACGACCTTGAAGATGTTGGATACACAATTCTTATTGCATATCCTCAGCGTCACCTAGCCACACCCTTTCCTCGTACCTTCACTAACCAGTTGTATTGGGATGCCTTACTCTCATATAAACTGGAGGAGGCAGCAACAACAACAACAACAACAACAAGAAGCCTTGTTAACAAGTGCAATGATTATCCCTGGTCTTGCTCAGTATGCTTTGTTGCTGCCCCAAGCTTTGAAGATTTCACCACCCATCTCAAGTCTGTAGAACATGAATTTCGT GAATGGGACAGGCATGCTAGTAAATACTCCCTTGATCGTACTAACCGTAATAACTTGCCGTTTGGTCGATCACAG GAGTTGGACTTGCTGCTTAGTCAAGATATGCTTAGATGTCAAGAGATTCTTAGTCAAAAGGGCCGGCGAGGTGGTGGTGGTGGCTTTAGGCCTCAATTCAGATCTAACAGTCAATCCAAAGCAA GCTCCTTTCACTACCTCCACGGCCTGCCCTAG
- the LOC106343766 gene encoding protein SULFUR DEFICIENCY-INDUCED 2, whose translation MMSLRRGGERQDYSSAAYNVVHKLPHGDSPYVRAKHVQLVEKDAEAAIELFWKAIKARDRVDSALKDMALLMKQQNRADEAIDAIHSFRYLCSRQAQESLDNVLIDLYKKCGRIEEQVELLKQKLWMIYQGEAFNGKPTKTARSHGKKFQVTVEKETSRILGNLGWAYMQLKDYTAAETVYRKAQAVEPDANKACNLCTCLIKQGKFDEARTILFRDVLHEKKEGFDDDSRLKVRVQELLSELEPREQEADVVASVSVECEVGMDEIAVVEGIDEFMKEWRRPSRTRRLPIFEEILPLRDQLAC comes from the exons ATGATGAGTCTGAGAAGAGGAGGAGAAAGACAAGACTACTCGTCTGCAGCGTACAACGTTGTCCATAAGCTGCCTCACGGTGACAGTCCTTACGTCCGAGCAAAACATGTTCAG CTTGTGGAGAAGGATGCAGAAGCAGCGATAGAGCTGTTCTGGAAAGCGATCAAGGCAAGAGACAGAGTGGACAGTGCGCTTAAAGAC ATGGCCTTGCTTATGAAACAACAGAACAGAGCTGATGAAGCCATTGATGCTATTCATTCCTTTAGATATCTCTGTTCCAGACAAGCTCAGGAATCACTCGACAATGTCCTCATCGATCTCTACAAG AAGTGTGGGAGGATAGAAGAGCAAGTTGAGCTGTTGAAGCAGAAGCTTTGGATGATATACCAAGGAGAAGCGTTCAACGGGAAGCCGACTAAGACGGCGAGATCTCACGGGAAGAAGTTTCAGGTCACGGTGGAGAAGGAGACATCTAGGATCTTG GGAAACTTGGGATGGGCTTATATGCAGCTAAAGGACTATACGGCGGCTGAAACCGTGTACCGTAAAGCTCAAGCTGTAGAGCCTGATGCAAACAAGGCTTGTAATCTGTGCACTTGTCTCATCAAGCAAGGGAAGTTCGATGAGGCGAGGACGATACTCTTTCGTGATGTGTTGCATGAGAAGAAAGAGGGGTTTGATGATGATTCGAGGTTGAAGGTTCGAGTTCAAGAGCTGCTGAGCGAGCTGGAGCCACGGGAACAAGAAGCAGATGTTGTTGCTTCTGTGTCTGTGGAATGTGAAGTTGGTATGGATGAGATCGCGGTTGTGGAAGGGATTGACGAGTTTATGAAAGAATGGAGGAGGCCTTCAAGGACAAGGAGACTTCCGATTTTCGAAGAGATCTTACCACTGAGAGATCAACTGGCTTGTTGA
- the LOC106295390 gene encoding E3 ubiquitin-protein ligase RLIM, translated as MENTDIDMVISIPDTPDRPVRRETNKRQRSPEAQARFQRGEHRHYYPNGRARTVSEASDTQAEHGHGHRSRASGSNALFRRSAVEKDKGKSICIDPSPARAEKDPVVNALFTTEGVGESRASSDGSSPNKGKGIVVECGSVSSERKPVRGTRRLVRNGCISPHAIAARTRQAAADDTNSKDRVSLEQELALEAASSIDIREIVSDNHTRGKARGKRPEIPPSRVASREASEGWFSTRSRSLNTDHEVNRRDESDTRGAGSFVSGLDVLETGAVDREPRPQRRRKNGVTPSRYEPQASVIGSSGEPSSSRPRHYQRQGRQVLEIEDSSPEVRVSRAPRRVENDESDDVKARQIEADALMARELQEQMYAESTIRNEQMDETIARLMEQEENPLRSSSSRASTRNTRSSNTIAADPSGSSRVEERPQQHSSRRRMNPPQARAAVRAPRRARAPHLGRAHAARHGAMHFNFPSGMDVELRMDFLENLENVIGHSFNHSNLLHMDRDFTEDDYELLLALDENNHQHGGASTSRINNLPESTVQTDNFQETCAICLETPTIGDTIRHLPCFHKFHKDCIDPWLGRSKACPVCKSSVT; from the exons ATGGAGAACACTGACATTGACATGGTAATCAGCATACCTGACACACCTGACAGACCTGTAAGACGTGAGACTAACAAAAGACAGCGTTCTCCAGAAGCACAGGCTAGATTCCAAAGAGGAGAGCACCGTCATTATTACCCCAACGGCAGAGCTAGAACAGTCTCTGAAGCTTCTGATACACAAGCTGAGCACGGACATGGACATCGCTCTCGTGCTTCTGGAAGCAATGCTTTGTTTAGGAGAAGCGCTGTTGAGAAGGATAAAGGGAAATCCATCTGCATTGATCCTTCCCCGGCTCGGGCTGAGAAAGATCCGGTTGTTAATGCTCTGTTTACAACTGAAGGTGTAGGAGAATCACGGGCAAGTAGTGATGGTTCTTCTCCTAATAAGGGTAAAGGGATAGTAGTAGAGTGTGGCTCTGTTTCTAGTGAGAGAAAACCTGTTAGAGGCACTAGAAGGCTGGTGAGAAACGGGTGCATATCTCCACATGCAATAGCAGCTAGAACTAGACAAGCTGCTGCTGATGATACCAATTCTAAGGATAGAGTTAGTCTTGAACAGGAGTTAGCTCTTGAAGCTGCGTCTTCGATTGACATTAGGGAGATTGTTTCTGATAATCATACTCGTGGAAAAGCTAGAGGAAAAAGACCAGAGATTCCCCCAAGCAG GGTGGCTAGTAGAGAGGCCTCGGAGGGATGGTTTAGTACGCGCAGCAGGAGTTTAAATACCGACCATGAAGTGAATCGGAGGGATGAGAGTGACACACGTGGAGCTGGTAGTTTCGTTTCAGGACTTGATGTTCTGGAAACCGGTGCAGTTGACAGAGAACCTAGACCACAACGGCGACGGAAAAATGGAGTTACTCCTTCGAGGTATGAGCCACAGGCTTCTGTCATTGGATCTTCTGGGGAACCATCTAGCTCAAGGCCGCGCCATTATCAAAGACAAGGCAGACAAGTGTTGGAAATTGAAGATTCATCTCCTGAAGTAAGGGTCTCCCGAGCTCCTAGACGTGTTGAAAACGATGAATCTGATGACGTGAAAGCAAGACAGATCGAAGCTGATGCGCTGATGGCTCGTGAGCTGCAAGAACAGATGTACGCAGAATCGACAATTAGAAACGAGCAG ATGGACGAAACCATAGCCAGGTTGATGGAACAAGAAGAGAATCCTCTCCGTTCTTCTTCTAGCCGTGCTTCTACTCGTAACACCAGAAGCTCTAATACC ATTGCAGCAGATCCAAGTGGGAGTAGTCGCGTGGAAGAACGACCGCAGCAACATTCTTCTAGGAGGCGAATGAATCCTCCACAGGCTCGTGCTGCTGTTAGAGCACCACGACGGGCTAGAGCTCCGCATTTAGGCCGTGCACATGCAGCACGACACGGAGCTATGCATTTCAATTTTCCAAGCGGCATGGACGTTGAGTTG AGAATGGACTTTCTGGAGAATCTGGAGAATGTTATTGGACACAGCTTCAACCACAGCAATCTTCTTCACATGGATCGTGACTTTACTGA AGATGATTACGAGTTGCTCCTAGCTCTTGATGAAAACAACCATCAACATGGGGGTGCTTCTACTAGTCGCATTAACAACTTGCCAGAGTCCACAGTTCAG ACCGATAATTTTCAAGAAACATGCGCTATTTGTCTGGAGACGCCGACGATTGGAGACACCATCCGTCATCTTCCTTGTTTCCACAAATTCCACAAAGAT TGCATTGATCCATGGCTTGGACGGAGTAAAGCATGCCCGGTTTGCAAATCCTCCGTCACTTAA
- the LOC106295502 gene encoding ankyrin repeat domain-containing protein 13C has translation MASVIDVTNYGHSPVHRAVVTRDYAALKKLLSSLPKMRDPSEVKTEAASVAEETKADSIASVIDRRDVINRDTALHLAVKLGDETSAEMLMASGADWSLQNEQGWSALQEAICGREERIAMIIVRHYQPLAWAKWCRRLPRLVATMHRMRDFYMEITFHFESSVIPFISRVAPSDTYKIWKRGANLRADMTLAGFDGFRIQRSDQTILFLGDGSEDGKVPSGSLLMISHKDKEIMNALDGAGAGAPASEDEVRGEVAAMSKTSIFRPGIDVTQAVLFPQLTWRRQEKSEMVGEWKAKVYDMHNVVVSIKSRRVPGAMSDEELFSNNNNQENETESEDLGDVLTEDERRQLELALKVDSPEGGSCNTPQPLHVDRDIPIMDGNGYCNKQEKKGWFGGWRKRDEGHSKRSSVPPRSSLCVGEKVSDLLEDDGRQAKPGRHSTADTLTRDSSSKASTSEGSGSSTSKRKEGGSSRENEYKKGLRPVLWLSERFPLQTKELLPLLDILANKVKAIRRLRELMTTKLPSGTFPVKVAIPVIPTIRVLVTFTKFEELEAIEDEFVTPPSSPTTSNVRNSPREETQFSSSSSSSWFQWIKTPSQRPSASFSSGGVSIGKAENDQDPFAIPRGYNWITSEEKKKKIQEKNKAKKSKSAQNS, from the exons ATGGCAAGCGTCATCGATGTTACCAACTACGGTCACAGCCCCGTTCACCGCGCCGTCGTCACTCGTGACTACGCCGCTCTCAAGAAGCTGCTCTCCTCTCTCCCCAAGATGCGCGACCCTTCCGAGGTCAAAACCGAAGCAGCTTCCGTAGCCGAGGAGACCAAAGCCGACTCCATCGCCTCCGTTATAGACCGCCGCGATGTAATCAACCGAGACACTGCTCTTCACTTAGCGGTAAAGCTCGGCGACGAGACCTCCGCGGAGATGCTAATGGCTTCCGGAGCTGACTGGAGTCTCCAGAACGAGCAAGGGTGGAGCGCGTTGCAAGAAGCTATCTGCGGGAGAGAGGAGAGGATCGCTATGATTATAGTGAGGCATTATCAGCCTCTTGCGTGGGCCAAATGGTGCAGGAGGCTGCCGAGGCTTGTGGCTACAATGCATAGGATGAGAGACTTCTACATGGAGATCACTTTCCATTTCGAGAGCTCGGTGATACCTTTTATATCAAGAGTGGCGCCTTCTGATACTTACAAGATATGGAAGAGAGGTGCAAACTTAAGAGCTGATATGACGTTAGCTGGATTTGATGGTTTCAGGATTCAGAGATCGGACCAGACTATACTTTTCCTTGGGGATGGGTCTGAAGATGGGAAAGTTCCTTCTGGTTCTCTGCTTATGATATCGCATAAAGATAAGGAGATTATGAATGCCTTGGACGGTGCTGGTGCTGGTGCTCCTGCTTCTGAAGATGAGGTTCGTGGAGAAGTGGCTGCGATGTCGAAAACTAGCATATTCAGACCAGGGATCGATGTGACTCAAGCGGTTCTGTTCCCGCAGCTGACGTGGAGGCGTCAGGAGAAGAGTGAGATGGTTGGGGAGTGGAAAGCTAAAGTGTACGATATGCACAATGTGGTTGTTAGTATAAAGTCTAGGAGAGTCCCCGGGGCAATGAGCGACGAGGAGCTTTTCTCTAACAACAATAATCAAGAGAACGAAACTGAGAGTGAGGATCTTGGAGATGTGTTGACTGAAGATGAGAGGAGGCAGCTGGAGTTAGCTCTCAAGGTGGATTCACCAGAAGGAGGGTCTTGTAACACTCCTCAGCCGCTGCATGTGGACCGGGACATTCCTATAATGGATGGGAATGGGTATTGCAACAAACAGGAGAAGAAAGGATGGTTTGGTGGGTGGAGGAAACGAGATGAAGGTCACAGCAAACGAAGTAGCGTTCCTCCGAGAAGTTCGCTTTGTGTTGGTGAGAAAGTAAGTGATCTTCTTGAGGACGATGGGAGACAGGCAAAACCTGGAAGACACTCAACTGCTGATACCCTTACAAGAGATTCTTCGTCTAAAGCTTCAACATCAGAAGGAAGTGGGAGTAGTACTAGTAAGAGAAAGGAAGGTGGTAGTAGCAGAGAGAACGAGTACAAGAAAGGACTTAGACCAGTCCTTTGGCTTTCTGAGAGATTCCCATTACAGACAAAGGAGCTTCTTCCACTGCTTGATATACTTGCGAACAAAGTCAAAGCTATACGGCGTTTAAGGGAGCTTATGACCACTAAACTACCATCCGGAACATTCCCTGTCAAG GTGGCTATTCCGGTGATCCCTACGATCAGAGTACTCGTTACATTCACAAAGTTTGAAGAGCTAGAAGCTATTGAAGATGAGTTTGTAACCCCACCATCAAGCCCTACTACTTCTAACGTCAGGAACAGTCCTAGAGAGGAAACACAGTTCTCATCAAGCTCATCCTCCTCATGGTTTCAATGGATCAAAACACCTAGCCAACGTCCATCAGCAAGCTTTAGTTCTGGAGGGGTTAGTATTGGTAAAGCTGAGAACGATCAAGACCCATTTGCAATTCCAAGGGGATACAACTGGATCACATCTGAAGAGAAGAAAAAGAAGATTCAAGAGAAGAATAAAGCCAAGAAGAGCAAGTCAGCTCAGAACAGCTGA
- the LOC106295503 gene encoding uncharacterized protein LOC106295503: MVSASEEEDGGRIISRQRDTEEEEAAPPYPASLAISKATSRSRRRLIKGWNRGK, from the coding sequence ATGGTCTCGGCTTCCGAGGAGGAGGACGGTGGCAGAATAATCAGCCGTCAAAGAGACACGGAGGAGGAAGAAGCTGCACCGCCGTATCCAGCGAGCCTTGCAATCTCAAAAGCAACCTCAAGGTCAAGACGGAGGTTGATAAAGGGTTGGAACAGAGGAAAGTAA